The sequence AGGGCGCGACCGTGGGCTATGCAGGCCCGATGCCGGGCGCCTATGCCTCCCACACCGTGATCGCGGCGGATGACCTCGTCCGGATCCCCGACGACCTTCCGGCCGAGCGTGCGGCGTCGGTGCTGATGCAGGGGATGACGGCCTGGTATCTTTCCCACCTCGTCACAGAGTGCGGCCCGTCCGACCGCGTCCTTGTCCTCGCCGCGGCGACCGGCGTCGGCCGCCACCTCGCGCGCTGGCTCACGGCGAAGAGCGCCACCGTGATCGGTACGAGCCGCCGCGCCGCCGGCGTTGCCCGGATGCGCGAGGACGGAATCGCGCACGCTCTGCTGGTGGAGCATGCGGACGACCTGACGGATCTGGTGGCTGGTGAGCTCGGCACCCGGAACGGCGTGCACGTCGCCTTCGACAGCCTCGGCGGCCCGTTCTGCCGCCCCGCACTCGGCACGCTGGCGGCCAAGGGCCACTACATTAGTTACGGCCTTGCGGCAGGCCCCTCACCAGACCTGTCCGTCGCCGCACTGTCCGGTTTCTTCGACACAGATCTGGCCGGGTCGCTCCGCATGCAGTGGGCGAGCCTCGGCGACTATCTCGACACCCCCGAACTGCGTCAGCAAGCGGCGGATGCCGTGTTCAAAGCGCTGGCGGAGGGCATCCTGCTACAGCCCCCAACCGAGACATTCCCCCTCGACCAGGCGGCCGCGGCGCATGCGTGGCTCGACACCCACGACGGCAAGGCGCTGCTCACCCCTTGATCATGACGATCCCCGCGCCGGTCGCGGGCAGCTCCTGCTTCAGATGCTCGATGAAGAGGCTCAGCCGCGCGGGGCGGTAGCGTGTCTGCGGATACGCCACCGACAGCTTCAGAGGCGGTGGGAGCCAGCCTTGGCACACGATCCGCGCCTGATTCGCATCGATCGCGGGCTGCATCAGCCAGAGGGGCAGGATCGAGTAGCCGCGCCCGCCCAGCGTCAGACGCTCCGCGGCGAAGATGTTATTGGTGCAGATCGTGACCTTCGGCACCAGCGTCACCGCTTTCCCGTCAGGCCC is a genomic window of Pontivivens ytuae containing:
- a CDS encoding alcohol dehydrogenase catalytic domain-containing protein encodes the protein MSVPSHMRAVVVEAFGGPEVLTPVDRPMPRPRLGHVLIEQAAIGINFVDLNHRAGTPYPMTLPFVPGIEAIGHVIALGDGVDPGWEGATVGYAGPMPGAYASHTVIAADDLVRIPDDLPAERAASVLMQGMTAWYLSHLVTECGPSDRVLVLAAATGVGRHLARWLTAKSATVIGTSRRAAGVARMREDGIAHALLVEHADDLTDLVAGELGTRNGVHVAFDSLGGPFCRPALGTLAAKGHYISYGLAAGPSPDLSVAALSGFFDTDLAGSLRMQWASLGDYLDTPELRQQAADAVFKALAEGILLQPPTETFPLDQAAAAHAWLDTHDGKALLTP